The Gossypium hirsutum isolate 1008001.06 chromosome D07, Gossypium_hirsutum_v2.1, whole genome shotgun sequence genome includes the window AGTGAAACAGGTAAAATTTCAATTCTAAGTCAACAAAGTTAGTCATTTTGATAAAGTTGGTATTATGCTGCTTGCTAGTATGGTTGTTACAACGATGTTCTAACATCTAATATCTTTATATCATGCAGACAATTTTGAAGATTCCCGGATTCTCAGACAATGTCCTAACACATCTTCTAGCAGGTCTTGGTGCAGGTTTCTTTGCAGTCTGTATTGGTTCTCCAATTGATGTGGTAGGCATTTGATCTTGTCTTCATCATCTACAATACTTGTGAAGAATTATAAGATtggtaatttattattatttgttgtttctatcataaaatttttccCTATCACTTTGAGCTCTTATTTTAGTGTTTGGTTCAAAACTAGAATTACATCTGTCAATGTTTTGCTTCAGAACTGGCATTTTCTGAAAGATTGTTTTGATTGGTTAACCCTTATATAAGAGATAAGCAACAGTGGATACACGGAACCATTGTGCCATTTTGGGCTGAAGTGCAAAGGTTCTCTGAGTTGGAGTTGTTAAAGAAAATGATGTGCTATGGTCACGCTCAATACAGTTTAAATTGCAAATCCTTTTTCATGTTGATACTTCAATTTCAGTCTGTCTTCTAAGCATTACAGGAACTCACAAGGCTTTGCTTAAAGAAGATTGTGGATCTCTATATCATATAAACCAATTTGACAAAACTTATGTTGGATGGATGGATCTGCTTGTTATGTTCCAGGTAAAATCAAGAATGATGGGAGACTCTGGCTACAAAAACACTCTTGATTGTTTCATTAGAACTTTGAGGAATGAGGTATGTTGGTTTTCTgattgttttatttagatttctcCAGAATCTATAAATGTCTTCTTCTCTTACACTCTGCGTTCTTGGTGGTTAATACTACCGGAGTGCCAATTGGTACCTGAACTATAGATTTTTGCATGTTTCTGAGCTAAAAAGTTTACCTTTGTCATTAGTTTTTCTTCCATCTTTTATGTTAACTTAAAGCTTCCGAAAAAAGCTTTTGCAGTTCATTACTTGTTTATTACAAACCCTTTCTCAAAGAGTCAACTTGTGCCAGTTAATTTGAAGGAAACCAACTTTTGACTAGAAAAGCATTGTTATAATGAGTAGTAAGTTTTGATAATTGATGCATTACAGGGATTCCTTGCCTTTTATAAGGGATTTGTTCCTAATTTTACTCGGCTGGGATCTTGGAACGTGGTTATGTTCTTGACTCTTGAGCAAGTAAGATCTGCAGTTTAGATTTGATcttgtcttttaatttttttttcatctgttcataaaatatatgtatgcatgtgcTTAACAATCTCCTTTTCCCTATTTTCAATAAGATTTCCAGTTTCATCTCCTCCTTTAGGTTAAACACACTATAACATCTGGATTTGGAAAAGTTCCATGTTTATTGGCTCAACCTTAATAGTGCAATATTATGTCTAAATCATTAGAGATGCTTGGTACCTtactgaatttttaaaaaaatagaacttCATTCATCTAGAATTCAATATGACCTTTGCCAAAATTTCACCTGTAATTAGTACAGATTTCATTTATACTATGCCGCTTGGATTCAAGTACTAGTGTTGGATACCGGTACGTGTCTAGCGTGAACATGTTAAACTTTGTCTAAAATTTTTCATGTATTCAGAGCATATCCTTATAATCATGTTCAGATATGCATCAGATATGAATAGTTGGAAAATGAAGAGTCGTGGAAACTTAGCATTTATATACCTTAAAAAGCACTTGCATTGCTACCACTGATGAATATGTTAACCTCCTTTGGTACATCAATGACAGGTGAAGAAAGCTTTCCGGggggaattatattatgattgaTTTTAGTTTGCAATCAGGAAGACACACCTTTTACTTGCTTATTGTGTCTTCGATCTCAAGGAGAATATTTTTTGATCAAAGAAATAAGGTAGGAGCATTTCCCAAATCTCTTTTTCGTATAACTTACATTTTTCTTAGACAAAATAGTATTACTGTAACAATCAATGTTATCTGGACTTGGGAGAAagtgttttcaattttttccaagtatttattttttcatatatttggaggatcATACTCTTATATCCATGTTAGAATACATgtcaaacacaaatattttaagaaaaaaaatgaagagtttGGATAACATAGATGAACTATTGAGTGAAGTTTTAAGAGTCAGTAATTAGATATTACGCCTATCTTGTCATCTGGTGTCCTACCAAACAAACTGAAAATTGGCAAATATTTTCCACATTGTATTTGGAATCATGTAATATCTTAACATTTGTGGGAGGTTCAAGAAATATTTGcttattattagttaaatttaagtTGTATGGAGTGGTGCATTACCTTGGTTTTTTAGTGTAAGGTGGAAAACTATACTAGTGTTTCTTTACTCAATCAGTATGATTGACCTTTGGCAGGTAGCTTTGGTAGACTTGGGTCATTGTTATATGGCAATCAATGTTATATTGGAATTATTTTTtggattatatatttatataacatGTACAGTGTCGTGTTCAAAATTCTCAGCCAAACATTTAATCTTTACCATTCTAAACACACGTCTATTTACAATTATAAACTTAAATCATGAATATTTTTCTATCAATAGATGAAATAGTCCCATGATTGTTGGCAAtaagctaaaaaaaataaaatgatttgcaTTAAAGGGATTTATAAACTGCATATTTGCACATTGATTATCCTCTCAAAGTATGTGCTTCACTGCCTCTGTTGATATTGGTGAAAAGCATTAAGGGAAGTCCTGTAATCATGAATAAGAATATGGAATCGGAGCTCAGAAATATGCAGAAACAGTGGAAATGAATTTGTCTAATATCGAATTTGATTCTGGGTATTCCACTTCATATCTTAAAGAGATCAGATCCCCCTTTTCGTGGGTGACCTTCCGACAGGGAATACCACCTCCACGCCCCAACCTGTTTTTTTGGACGTTGAAAAATATGGTAAAAAGATCTTTCCAGTCCCCTCCATGTTGAAATTGAGCATATTGGCCCTTTTCAAATAAATTGGAGCAATTTAATTCCTATTAATTTCGAACCTATGCAATTAAGGACAATAAATCATGATGTTTCTTTCcttaattgtacataattttgattggtatagttACAAATTCAGTCTTCAATGCATatatattttgtcattttggccttaattctaaaaaattcaacaaattcagCCTCAGCATTTACGCAAATATTACAAGATAAATTTGTTATACTAGGACCAAATTGCTAGAATGTGTAAACTTtgaggctaaatttattattaaaccaatcaaaatcatgtagGGTTGATGGAAAACATCAACATCGTGATTAACtgtccttagttgctcactttcaaaattaataggggttaaattgctttgattttttttaaacggACCGATTtgctaaatttcaaaattgagagggTCTAGAGAGGTCTTGTTACCAAAAAAGACATTTCCATAATAagaataaggaaaataaaaacatgagaaataaaataaaaatgaataatatttgATGCACTTGCATAAGTCTCATGCAccattaataaataataacatgacatatcatcattaaattaaacaaaaaatatgaaGGACTTGTAAATAactactaataattttatttaaatgtaactattataaataaatattaataacttttggATTTAAAATCTTGAGTTTAAAGGTTTAGTGTTTAGGGTCTTGGGTATAAGGTTTATGGTctcaagtttagggttttagatttatttataattaattattatttaattatgtttaaataaaagtattagtatttatttatacgtccactatttttttatttaatgatgagGAGTCCTGTGATTATTTTACCAATAGTGGATGGGAATTATGCACGATAGTGCATACtgaaaaaatatttacacttatTATAGGGATTCAAATAGAGGTGTCCACAGATCTAGTTGAATAGAGCCGAgctagattaaaaaaaaaacgcTAGGCTCACGAACTTGACTTAGTTTAAGTCACTAAAAAAACTCATATtattgaaaaatgataaaatatatttgtacataaatatttatttatttttataattaaatttcattgaaaatatttttaaaattatttaatataaattccaACTGGATCGGGTGAATTCAATTTGATGATAAAAGAACagaattatttaatataaactcAAGTGCATTCGCTATTCGATTCCATCCTCGATCCCACAAAATTATTATTCCAAAGTTTGTATCTCTTCTTTACTTTTAAGTGACAAGGGGGGAACGGTATACTTTCTTCTCTATGTCGCCGTCTCATCAATGAGCGTAGATTGATAGAGATGGCTTTTGTGCTGGTCAATCTGTATCCCATTCTTCAGATATAGTTTTGTTTGATCATAGATCGGCAGGTGACCTGTCCTTTCTCCCCCTTTCGTCATAAGGCGTGGTCTGACTCTGAGAAAAACCATTCCTGTGTTTAGGTCCCTACTAAGCAGAATTCGTAAACTATGCAAGGGCTATTTTAGATCCTACTGCTTCTTATTGTCTCATCTCATACACGttctctctctttttatttttacttttgaaaCCCTAACAATACAATGGTAGGATTTAAGAACAGATACATGGTTATGGAGGTATTGTTGGATCCAAATAAAGAAATTTCAGGGGATGACCCCATTGTAGTTACCCAATTTAACATCTCAAAAGCAATCAAAGATAGCATTCTTGTCAACTTCGGTGAATGTGGTCTAGCTTCTTCGCTCGGATGTTTCCAAGGTATAATATAACAATGGTGCTTGTTCTTGTtcgtttgtttttcttttccattgattgctgtttgaatgattttttttttcgaattttctttagactcattttttaaaatttcacatgCAGTTAAATACGTCAATCCGATTACAAAGCTGTGTGTTATCAGAGTTTCAAGAGATGAATACCAAAAAATTTGGACTTCAATAAGCATGGTTAGGAGAATTGGGAATTGTCCTGTGCTATTTAATTTGCTGGATCTTAGTGGTAAGTTCTTTAAATATGAAGCCAAATCGGCATGTTGGTAATATTTTAGTTGGTTCATTTGTCAATAGAATTCAAGCTTGAAGaatcatttttactaaattataggGCTGGTGTTTAAGAAATCTGAAGAATATTTTAGCATGACAAGTTTTTTACTGAGCACTGGCTTTGGAATATTAAGAAATGATTAAACATCAATTCTACCTCTTAGCCTGTGATGTAACTTAGGATTGGCAAAATAACAAAAACCCATCATGTTCGGACTCAACCTGACCCTATAGGGCCTTTTTCTTATGCTAATTGGGTTCAGAGGTTGGTCATTTTTATTGGAAAGTTTCATGGTTGGGTTAGGATGGATTTTAACCTACCCCAATCTGGGAACTTTTTCTAAAATTCctctcttaaaattttataactactTTTTCATGTATTTTTGGTTTTACTAGACTTTATTAGATGTATTTGGATAGTTGGTAGATATTTGGAAATGGAGCTCAAGTGTAAGTGTTTGGGTTAAGTGGTCGAGTTTGTCTGCTAGAACTCAAGTTCGGATTTAGGGCAGGTATAAGGTGAAAATGTTTTGAAGGCGAGATGGGCACAAACTCTGCCCTGCCCTCATTAACAGTTTGCAACTCATCTTTTTACATGATTTGGATGTTGAAATACTTTGTGTAATTCTAAGCAAAGCTTAAGACTTGAACAACTGCATGGTTTGGTATAAAATTGAAATGTTTAAAAAAGTTCAGATTTGTTAACCTCtagcttctttctttcttctaggtAATATTAAGGCATGTAAAACTGCTGCCTTGAAGTGTGATGAATTAAAATTCGAGCAGAACAAGCTTATAGTTGGAGCACGGCTCTTGGCTGATGTTACCCAGCACATGCAGAACTGTCTTGAGAAGATCAGAATTTTAGAACACTAAAAAGTGATCCACGGGCAGTAGCTGATTGCCCTGGGGTGCTGGTATGCCACTATGCACTTATGAACTGAGATAAAATTGTTCAAATTTTGGATAGGCAAATTAGGCATTCATTTTTCACAATATTTGGAGTATCATCTTACCTAGGGTTGTAACCGAGTTGAGCTTAAGTTGTAAAAAGCTCGACCTTGAGCTCAATTGACTTTTACCTTTAAAGCTTAGGCCTCATTAAGCTTTTATTAAGTAAAACCTGAGTCCAATTTCCATGATTACTTTTATTTTCGAGCTCAATTTCAATACTTGAACAAGTTTAGTAGCCACTCAATTAGGATGCTCAAATTTGTCTTGCTTGAGACAATGACTGACATATATTACTTTTTTGAACAAAACTAGAGTAGTTTGCAAGTAAAAATGTAATCTTACTATCTTACACTAATCTCCTGTATCTTACCTTaagttggttttattttattttattttaaatatgaaaagagTTTTAAGATATTTTGTAATTCGTAATACATTAAAGATATTAGGATTTGTGTTACACAGCTGTAatgatttatgatttttgtaATAAGCCTAAAACCTTAGGAGAATTTTTGGTATTATAAGATATATTAATATATAGGTGGGAATATATATTGTAATTTGTAATTCTTGTTACATAATAGATAATAAATATTATGTCTTAAGAAATTATATAAtcatattaatgtaatttatattatacaatatatgacttttttttgtaattatatcgagattttacaaaatatattatataaatggtAAGGATGAAGATATATTAGAGAAATTTTGTGCTGAAAGAGAAGAAGAGGGGAAAAAATATtgtcaaatttagaaaaatagattaattttgaaGAGTGTAAAAATGCGTACAATATAAAATTGacatatattgttattttagCCTTTGTAACGTTGATTTCGTAAATCATTTTGGTATTCTTTATAgttattaatattgtatttttcattttgttattttttaaatgtgcATTGTCCAAAAAACTTAgtattttttactaaaacaataaaataaaaagaagaaagattttctactcaatttcATTGAAATGTCTCATTATTATACTTTCCACCCATTTAatctttttatgcattttaatcctttatttattaatatatatatatatatttgaaactctaaagttaaagaaatttgaaatgatttaattttatctatAAACATTATTTCAACAAAACTTCGTTAAGAAGATTTTCTTAGTCAACTTTGATACTAAATGTCACGTTTCACGTGACCCATTCACAACCGATTCAATCATTGGGTTCGAATGTGTAACATTACATTACATTGTTGgaatacatcaaattaaatcaATATCATTTACTAATAAAGATACATTTAAACAAATAATCTGgtataatttcaattaaataacatGTACGTACTCAATGAATGCTAATTGATCTCGTTTAACATATTCATGAGTTGTGTGGAATTAAAAACGAAGTTAGGCTTCAAATCCAATTTCTATATAAGAATCTTAAGACATGATGTGTCTCGAGAAATAAGGACATATGTCTCAAGACTTGGGCACTAGTATCTCGAGACACAACTCCCCTATTTCAAACCTCTAGTTTCAATACTTAGATGTCTCAAgaactaaaatataaaacatggcaaaaataattttactttcgATGTTTTACCATCTTGAGACATAAACCATTGTGTCTCAAGACTTGTTTGGTAAGTCTTGAGACTTGTACCCTGAAATGCACGATTTGATCATTTTTGTTCTTGAGATCTCGAGACATAATCATTATGTCTTGAGA containing:
- the LOC107954202 gene encoding probable ribonuclease P/MRP protein subunit POP5 → MVGFKNRYMVMEVLLDPNKEISGDDPIVVTQFNISKAIKDSILVNFGECGLASSLGCFQVKYVNPITKLCVIRVSRDEYQKIWTSISMVRRIGNCPVLFNLLDLSGNIKACKTAALKCDELKFEQNKLIVGARLLADVTQHMQNCLEKIRILEH